CATTGAAACTTGACTCGAGAGAATCCTTTATTCTCTATAAACTGCTAGAGGCACAAAATCTATTTGTCTTTGATGTTCAAAGATATCATTCTTAGAATATGGGTTTGAGCCTAATTCAACCCCAAAAGTTAGCTCATAGGTAAGGGTTGTccccacttatatactctatcttggCACTATCGCTAACTAATGTGAGACTTGGGTTTTTTCCAATATACCCTCTCACGTCCAACACTTTTGGGCTTGGTGCGTGGATAACATGGTAGGTGGTCCTTTTAATGGATCTATGATAGACTTTGATACCATCTTATAATGTGGGTTTGGgcttaactcaaccccaaaagctagctcacgAAGCCAAACAAAGGCAGAAAAAAGCAGAAGCAGCTCGCAATGAACCCTAATCTCGAGAAATCCCAATCGCACCACTAAATTTGGGAAAAACAGACCAAAATGAGCAAGAAGAACTCACGACGAACCCTAGTCTCAAGGAATCCCAATCACGCCACAAAATGATAATAAGATTTTGTAAGGAATTCCATTTTGGACATATTTGATAATTGGTTGCAGCTttagctgttttttttttttgtcatttagtATCTCTATTAGATTAGAAGGACTACTTGGGTTGTTAATATGCTTTCTAGACTTTGATATCCATCCCTGTTCATATCTTCATATGTTATTTGGATAAACTCTTCAGCACCATTTTCATTGAAATGAGGCTGATTTTCTGCAGGTTTGTTTGGGAAGTAGTAATTATTAGGAGGACATCTGAAGCTTCGGTAGAATAGCATCgttgaagtttgtgtatgtgaACTTCCCAATTGGTTTTGCATTATTTGTTAGACTCAAGAAAATTACATACACAAACTAGGtagttttatctttatattttctgGGTGAAACTAGAAAAAATGTTGCAATGAATAACCGACAGTAAAAGAATACAGGAACAATCCCTCACAGAGAATAACTTGTCTCAGTACACAATATCAGGCCTAAGCCCTAACAGATTCTTCCTCCACACTCACAATACAATCCCCACACTGACTGCAGAAACTGACATGCCATATATGTAAGAGACACACGCGTAACTGTAAAATGGTTACTAAACACAACTGCCCTATATTAGAGTATTGTAAGGAGCTGCAGTTATTCAACTGCAGACTCACCTAGCTATTGGTTAAGTTAGTTATCTGACAGCTGTTAGTTAGTTAGTGGCAGTTAGATGACAGCTGTTAGTCTCTCTAACAGAACTGTCTATAAATACTCTTTTGTAATCTTCAGTGACTTGGGTTAatgaaataacattttactcctcactttcatctctttctctctctattctCTTAGATTAGGAATTCTATGACCTTATAGTTACTGAACACATATATAACTGCCATACTGTTCACATAACTGTTCTATCAGTATTTATAGAGTGACAATTATTGCATTGATGATTAGCATTTAACTCGACTCTTATGGCTGTGCATCTGAAACTTGGGCAGATTATTCACATTGAACATCACTATTGAACTCAAACAAAGTTTTTTGACTTGACTGAATGATTATCTACATTCATAAATTTCGTCATTCTTTGATGAAAATGGGTTTTCTTAGTGCCTCTTCCAGGTCTGCAAATGTATTAAATCATTTGTAATCATTGGATTTTTAATGTTGCCTATCCTTGTTTTCTAGCGTGGTCTTCATGAGAATGTTCTCACATTGTATTTGGACACTCGGTTTCGGACCAATATCCATCCCTCCTTATTGTTGAAGTGTCTTCCATTTGTGCTCTTGATTTCCGCACAGATATGGGAAGTAGATGTGGCCATAACTGGCTCCCAGaaagctcttgataaatttgCTAACTACTCTTAATAATTGTGTGTGTATTTATACACACAGGATtataccatatatatatataggactaGACTATGGCTTCATGTCAAAATTTCGTAtgttttcagactttgatgtaTTATGTTCGTGGTCCtgtcctttcaaaaacaaaggaagagaaaaacaaaaagaagcatACGTCCATGTTACTTTCAGGTAGTTGTAATGTAAAATAATGGCACAGCATTGTTGGTTACTGACTGTTTTGATAAAACTTGAGATGAAAAATTAAGCAACAAGTCTGTAATGTTTGAAGATTATGTATTCAGAGGCCTATAAAATGACACAGACTAAGAAAAGGATTACAGGGGAAGAATAGAGACACTTGAAAGAAAAGCAAAAGTACCCTTGTGGTGTACCAGATAAGCTGTTACCCCTTACCTGATTAATCAATGAACCAGAACAGGCCTGCAGTCTCAAGATCTGAGCCTGAGTTCGGCTAGTGACTTTATTTATCTCAAACAAAATTCACAattgccattttttttaaacttcaaaTTACAGATGCCTTGAGGCATATCTGTCTTTTTAAACATGATATTGGAAACAAGACTTAGTGCTTTCCTATTTCCATTAATTTAATTCTGTGCTATCACCTAGAAGTTATTGATGTTTATACTCTTGTTGAACCCTTTCTATCTTTATTgctattcttttattttgacgATCCATGAACCACCCTACTAACCTTTATTCATTCCTGTTAAGCTTTCATTTTTCCCTATCTTTTCcttctattaatttcattttcttgtctGCAGACTAAGTTCTATCAATATCCATCTTGTGTCTGAAGTTCTAGTTCAGTTGAAAATGTGGAAGGGAAGATATTTCCGAAAAAGAATCCGTCTGCTGAATGTGTTTGCTTGAATTGGGAGAAAGGTGCTGATCCCCTTAAAATGGAGTGCAGCAGCAAAGGTGAACTTGCACTGGCACATTGAGAGTGTGCAGTTAAATGGTTTAACATCAAAGGCAACAGATCATGTGATGTGTGCAATCAAAAAGTTCAGAACCTACCTGTTAGTGGTGACATGATGTGTTTGTATAACAGACTGCTCATTTGATGTATTGTTGGGACTCACTGTCTGTAATTGGAGGATCAGTACTGGTTAGTGATTAATTACCTACTGATTACAAGTGTCACGGTTTTATAGAAAGGTTGAGTGAGGCTCATTTTGAAAGAAGCCCTAGTTCAGAACACGTGatgtatttttcttcatttgtttattATGATAGAGCAAAACTGACAAGAGTAGTGCCTTTGTTTGTAGGCCATGAAAGGATGAGATCAGTAATTGTAGTATTGAGTTGGATGCTTACCACTAAATCATTGATATGTTGGCTACTCTGTCTCTGCTATTTGGCCAGTCTCAAATTTTAAAGTTTGGTGTGACTGTTGGTTCTTCTGCATATCTTATTTCCTCTACCATCTCTCGTAAAGGGTAGTAAGAACACCGAGTTTAAAGTATTTTACATGGACTACTTTTGTTGTATGCAGTCACAGTTTGGTGCATAGCTCTAATCACAGGTCGGATTTCAGCACCGTTTGTTTTGTTGAAAAGCTAACACACCAAGCTTTCAGATGGTATAGCTTTCGGATTCATTTTCCATGCAAGTCAACATTCCAAACCCAAACCTGTTGACTGCATAATGCCCCTTATGAAAGCAAAGCAATTGTTCCTAAAATTAGGAGTGAGCGTGGGTTAGGGTTATTTTGGAACTAAGGAgtacaaaaaatattgaatgtcttttaattttaattaatatataaataattgattctCTTCACGAAGCATCATTTATTGTTGTATTTGACTTTTAGCTTCGGCTTTGTTTATTAAACCTGGAAATTCAATTAGCAGTGTTAAAATTCATtgttaaaatgatataaaatagtacgtttatataattttttactatcTTCTTACTATGTTggcaattatatttttaaataataataataacaataataataatgaaatgtcatattttattaaaaattaaaaaatactataaattgtggaagaattaaaataataatataattttaaagtagagaatttattataataattaataaagcgTTAAAGAAGATGGTAAgtgacaaattttattaaaaaaactatacataaaaatgaaaaaagaaactaataaatttataaaattaattatttgaacttTTGGTTCCATTATttgcattgatttttttaagagttgTGCCAGTGGACTAGCGCAAAACACTCTCCAAAGtgatttattagtttattaaattaatgtaaACGAATTGGTAAGTGCCATACTTTATATTGTTTGACtttcggtaaaaaaaaaaaatagtatatcaattttttttattcttgatccATAAAATCCAGTTAAACCtacaacactttttttttagaaaagcaTAATTCCTTCCATGAATAGGAAGTTTATTTGCaaagtatttataatatatatatatatatatatatatatatatatatatatatatatagaggatgATTACCggagaaagtaaaagaaaatagatCACGAATTCAATCTTCtctattaacaaaattaatatttatctataaaagaaaatataacttTAACAAACCAcaaagttgtttattttatttttcaataaaaaaattgcatgttGACAATAGATCTCTTAATCTTAgtgcagaaaaaaaattataatttatgatagatttaatttctgaataaacaattagcaagtgtGGACCAAGACACAACCCACACACACAGACACGGTAAAGCACAACCGACAAGGTTCCATTTAGACTTGGTTATCTTTGAAACCAAGGTTTCTTGCTTACTCACTCACTTACTTACTCCAAACAAATCTAATCTAATAATTTATGACTTCAAAACCTCACTCTCTGATTCAGTGACTctgatctctctctctctctctgaaagGACTAAGATGGGTTCGGTTTCTCTGAAAGTAGGAGATGGAACAGCCAGATTCCATAGAGCAACACTGTGTTCTTCAGCTGTTAACATTCTCATGATATTCTCTGTCATCACCACCAACCTATTTGCTCTCTATGCTTTCACGGCTTCCCCAAAACACCCCCATCACTCTCTCCTTCACCACAATGCCCACAAAAACATCTCTCTCATCTCTGAACAAGTCTCACTCATTCTCAGAGAGATCGATTTGTCCCAGAAGAAACTGGCCCAGatggagaaagagcttctaggaTATGAAAGCATTGATCTTTCGAGACCCAACATTGCATCCGAGCTCAAACTCTTCCTCCAGCGCCACCAGCTCCCTCTGGGGAAAGACTCTAGAACTGGGATCACTGAGATGGTGCCATCTGTTGGCCACACCTGTGAGAAAAATTCAGACTTGTTGTCTCAGTTCATGAATTACAAGGTTTTTGGAGCTTGCCCTGATGATTGGAGTGTGGCACAGAAGCTGATCTTAAAAGGGTGTGAGCCTCTGCCTAGGAGGAGGTGTTTTGCAAAGACTGTTTCCAAGGTAGGTTTGTACCCCTTTCCGGATTCTCTTTGGAAGCCTGTTGGTAATAAGACTGTTAACTGGAGTGGCCTTAATTGTAAGAATTTTGAGTGTTTGAATGGTAAGAAGTTGAGTAGGGAGTGCGTTGGTTGCTTTGATTTGGTTCATGGCAATGAGAATGTTAGGTTTGTTAAGGCTAAGAGTAAGAATGATTTTCTGGTTGACGATGTCTTGGCCTTGGGAGGTGGAGGGGTTAGAATAGGGCTCGACATTGGTGGAGGGTCTGGATCCTTTGCTGCTAGAATGGCGGATAGGAATGTTACTGTGGTTACTAGCACTCTCAATGTTGAAGCCCCGTTCAGTGAGTTCATTGCTGCAAGAGGGCTTTTTCCTCTTTACTTGAGCTTGGATCATAGGTTCCCTTTCTATGACAATGTGTTTGACTTGGTTCATGCTTCAAGTGGCTTGGATGTTGGAGGGAAGAGTGAGAAGTTGgagttttttatgtttgatattgATAGAGTTTTGAGGGCTGGTGGTTTGTTCTGGCTGGATAACTTCTTTTGTGCCAATGAAGAGAAGAAGCAAGTTTTGACTCGGTTGATTGAAAGGTTTGGAtataaaaagttgaaatggGTTGTGGGAGAGAAGGTTGATAGTGTTGGCTCAGGCAAACCTGAAGTTGTGTTATCTGCTGTCCTTCAGAAACCTGTTAGAGCTTAGGGGCTTATACAATAAAACAACAAGAAGGAAGAATAATCTTGATTCTGCTATATCTCTTCCGCACATAATTTTGTGTGAACGAATTGCTTCCAGCATCATCATCAAATCTGACTGGACCTGGAATAAGTACAATAATTGTTTCCTTACCAATTGTAAACCAGATTTTTTAGGTGACATATATTCTGTATTTCAAGTTCTGTTTTATTATATCTCATTCTGTATTtctgtattagtttttttttttttgtaattgataAGTTAttagaaagatgaaaaatggattattttttttaaacatataaagtcaattttagtctttatattgTAAGGCTATAATTTTACTTTCTAGAATATGATGAATCCAATCATATGTTTCAAGATTATTTGGTCAACTGTTCTTGATAATTTTACTATATGCGTTCTCTACCTGAAATTACTGCATCATATGCTTGACCACTGCAATCTTTAGTACAATCATGAATCATTAAGGACTGTTTCACATCTAAAAGAAATCATCCATTGTCAATGGCCTTTTAACTTTGTGGCGCCTAGCTTCATTTAGAAAGGCATGAACCCGGGTTTGATCTCTTAAGTATAGCAAAACAAGAATGTTATCTGTCATTTAGTTCTATAACCATCCGTTCATCCTACTCACTGCTCTAAACCAAAGATTCTAATGAGACAACTCATAAGAATGTTGCCTTTGTTAAATCCTGCAAAAAGTCATGAAGATGCCAAGTATTGAGGCTTGCAGCTGATTAGTATTGATGACTTGCTGATAGGATTTTGATACTGTTAAACTGCTTTTTGTGCCTCTTCATAGTTGTGAACTAAACCATTTCATTGTTTACACCGACTTGACAAAACTATAAATTCTCACTGAATGTGGGGATTGCTTTTAATCACAAGGACTTAATAAGGCTTCAAACCTAAAAGGTGAACTTGGAAAGGAGAGAATTGATCGGCCTGGGCTTTAAACCAGCAATCAATGGTTGAAAAGGAACTAGGaaatataaaaacacaaatttgGTTGAGGAGTCTAAACAACACATTCTCTATTATTCTCTCtaacatattttcttttgttagttAAAATTCAGGTAAGTCTTATTAAACGAGGAATGAGACCCACATATTTAGTGAGACCCTCATGAAATTTACCGTACGAGTGTCCAAAAATCAAAACTCATTTTGTTCACTGTACCCACTTCATATTTACTGTTACTTCAATTTATTCTTCGAGCCCAATTTGCTGATTAATATTGATGACTTGCATACTTGCTAATAGGGCTTTGGTATTCATATTCTATGAAAATGTGCCTCTTCACTTCATAGTTATGAAGCAAACCATTTCATTGTTTGCATTGACttgacaaaattacaaattctcACAGAATGTGGAGATTGTGTTTAATCACATACATGTTTATTAAGGCTCCAAACCTAATAGCAGAACCTAGAAAGGGCAGAGTTGAGAGGACTGAGGTATAAACAAGCAATTGAAAACGAGCTAAGGaaatataaaaacacaaatttgGTAGAGGAATGCAAACAACACACTTCTTAATACTATCTTTACAATACACTAATTAGTTGAATTCAAGTGAATCTTATGAAATGGAGAATGAGATTTTTGGCTTCCAGAATGTAAAATTACTTCTGAAATGACCAATCTGgaaggtaaaaaaaacattctggAAAGGATGCAGGACGCAACTTGGAgaaggtgcaggaagcaacagCCGACTCACATATGACCCACATGAAATTTACCTACTAGGTAAGAGTTGTAGTCCTGTAGTGTATGTagcatttttcaattttgtgtgcagcATCCACTTCATATTCCTTGTTACCTAAATTTACTTCTCAAGCCCAATTTGCTGCAAAGAAGCTTGTCTTAGCTTATTGGGCCATGGAACTTGGGTGCTTAATAATTACTCCGGAAATTTTTACCAGGCTTAAGGCcttgatttgatttttcaaatCTGATTACAACTTTTCTATTGCCTTTGCTCATCACATGCAGTAAATAATGAAGCGCATTGATTAACTTTATATATAATGCAGTAACTTAATCCAGACATGTATCCATAATCTTAGAAATAACTTGAAGCTGAAGCTTTCTATTTAATTATGATACCTTGTAGCTGAAGCTTTCtatttaattactataattataataacacGAGAGCACCGTTATTGTGGGATAATTAATTGCTGGGCATGTACCCGTGTGAAGTCATGGCAGTTGAGATGAATCATGTCGGTATGAGCTTATGTAACTAAATCAATTaaggtaaaattgtatttttggatCTTgtttctaatttcaattttagttcttctttaaatttattcatgaaTTTAGTTTCCAATTAtgtcaaatattataaatatgatcCCCAAACCCAAATTTAAACGTTGATTGTTGATTGTCACAAAGGAATGTTGGTTATGTGAGTAT
The genomic region above belongs to Glycine max cultivar Williams 82 chromosome 14, Glycine_max_v4.0, whole genome shotgun sequence and contains:
- the LOC100786204 gene encoding probable methyltransferase At1g29790 — encoded protein: MGSVSLKVGDGTARFHRATLCSSAVNILMIFSVITTNLFALYAFTASPKHPHHSLLHHNAHKNISLISEQVSLILREIDLSQKKLAQMEKELLGYESIDLSRPNIASELKLFLQRHQLPLGKDSRTGITEMVPSVGHTCEKNSDLLSQFMNYKVFGACPDDWSVAQKLILKGCEPLPRRRCFAKTVSKVGLYPFPDSLWKPVGNKTVNWSGLNCKNFECLNGKKLSRECVGCFDLVHGNENVRFVKAKSKNDFLVDDVLALGGGGVRIGLDIGGGSGSFAARMADRNVTVVTSTLNVEAPFSEFIAARGLFPLYLSLDHRFPFYDNVFDLVHASSGLDVGGKSEKLEFFMFDIDRVLRAGGLFWLDNFFCANEEKKQVLTRLIERFGYKKLKWVVGEKVDSVGSGKPEVVLSAVLQKPVRA